The Armatimonadia bacterium genome contains the following window.
GGCCACGCACCGTTCCGAGGCCGACCAGCATGGCGTAGTTCTGGCGAATCCCCGCCCGAGCGACGGCGGCGAAATGCTCTCCCACGGGCCAGGCACTCCCGCCGCAGTTCCCGGCAACCAGCGTCGTGACGCCCTGCCGCAGGTAGTTCTCGGCCTTCGGAAGGCTCAGGATGCCCGTGCGCGCTTCGTTGTGGGCATGGTTGTGGGGGTCGATGAAACCCGGTGCGACGATCAGCCCGGTGACGTCGATCTCCTGCTTCGCCGCCGCCTCCGACAGGTCGTCGATGACGGCAATACGCTCTCCGTTGATGCCAACGTCGCCCGGACGTGCCGGTGCGCCCGTTCCGTCGACGATGCTGCCGCCTCTGAGGATCAGATCGAATTCCAAGGGTCGGCCTCCCGTTGCCGTCTTTGTTGCGATCATGAGCCTGGGTGTCGGAGGATGCCCGCACACCGGTGCGGAACTTCCCCGTGGTCGCCAGGGTGCCCTTCCTTGCTCGCCGGTGGAAACTGTGGAGGGCATGTGGCGACGCGATCTCGACCGACCCTTGACGGCGACGGCTCTTCTCTGGCACGCATCACCCACAAGGCCCCTTGCCTCAGCGGGGCATCACCAATCTGGGAGTGGTCCAGCATGAAGTACCTCAAGTTCGGCAATTCCGGCGTCGAGGTATCCGCGCTCTGCCTGGGAGCCATGACCTTCTACGAGCGCAACGACGAGGAGACCTCGATCGGCATCGTGCGCAAGGCCGTTGACATGGGCATCAACTTCATCGACACCGCCGACAGCTATGGCCGCGGCAAGAGTGAGCTGTTCCTCGGCAAGGCTCTCGAGGGCCTGCGCGAGAAGGTCTTCCTCGCCACCAAGTTCTTCGTCCCCTACACTCCGGATCGGCGTCTTGGTGGCGGACTGGCCTGCTCCCGCAAGCACATTCTGCGCTATGTCGACGACACACTGAGCCGCCTGCGGACCGACTACATCGACCTGCTGCAGCTACATCACCCGAACTCCAAGGTCGGTGTGGAGGAGACGCTCTCAGCGCTGGATTCGCTGGTCAAGCAGGGCAAGGTCCTCTATCTGGGTGTCAGCAATCACTATGCCTGGCAGATGGCGCACCTGCTGGGAGTGGCGGCCCTCCATAGCTGGGAGCCTTTGATCTCGATCCAGGCCCGCTACAACCTGCTGGACCGTGTGGTCGAGAACGAGACCGTTCCCTTCTGCAAGCGCTTCAACCTCGCGATGATGGCCTACAGCCCGCAGGACGGCGGCCTCTTGACCGGCAAGTATCAGCGGGGCATTGAGCCCGATCCCGAGTCCCGAGCGGGGAAGACCAAGTCCTTCGCCGACCGGCTGACCGACGAGACTTTCGACGTGGTGGAGAAGATCGAGGCTGTGGCGCAGCGGCTGGAGATGGGCATCAACCAGCTCGCAGTCCTGTGGGTCATGCAGAAGGATTTCTGCTGCATCCCCATCATCGGTGGCAGCAAGCCGGAGCACTTCGACCCGCTCTACGAGATCGTCGACAGGGAGATCCCGGAGGAGGACATGCAGTACCTGGCCGACCTCACCCGCAGCTACCGGTTCCAGGACTTCGTGAACCAGCCGCAGATCGGCGGCAGCTCGCCTGCCCTGAACTGGTTTTAGCCCGCGCTCTGTTGGCCCAGCAGCCTCTCGATCTGGTGGCGGTTGGGCAAGGAGGGCATGGCGCCTGCTGTCGTCACAGCGAGAGCCCCTGCCGCAGACGCGAATCGGGCCGCCTCCTGCAGGGGGCGGCCCTCTGCGAGTCCGGTGGCCAGGGCTCCGGTGAAGGCGTCGCCGGCACCCACTGCATCCACGGGTCGCACCGGGAAGGAGGACACCCGCGAGACCCCGGTCTTCTCCACTACTGCGCAGCCCTCGGAGCCCAGCGTCATGACTACGGCTGTCATGCCGCGGGTCAGGAGGAGGTCGGCGGCATCGCGCAGGCTGCCTCCGGCAAGGCCATCGGCCAGCAGGCCCATCTCGGTCTGGTTGCAGACCAGGTAATCGACCTCGGCCAGCAGCTCCGGCGGCACACCTCCCGGCGGCACCGGTGACGGGTTCAGCATGAAGGGAGTGTTCACTTCGCGGCAGAGACGCCCGGCGGCCATGACAGTCTCCATCGGCGACTCAAGCTGGGCGACAACGACGTCGGCAGCCGCGATCCGCTCTCTGGCGCCCTCCACGTCCTCAGGGGACAGTCGCGAGTTGGCGCCGGGGCAGACCGCAATCATGTTCTCCCCGCTACCGCGCTCGACGTAGATCAGCGCAGTCCCCGTCGGAAGCTCCTCGCACAGACGCAGTAGCCCTGTGTCCACTCGTTCGGTGGCGAGTTTGTCCAGGTAGGCCCGGCCACCGTCGTCCTTGCCCACACAGCCCAGCAGGGAAACCACTGCACCCGACCGGGCCGAGGCGACTGCCTGGTTGGCGCCCTTTCCGCCTTGCGTCACCAGCAACTCTCCACCCAGCACGGTCTCGCCCGGACAGGGTAGACGGTCTACGACGGCGGTGTAGTCAATGTTGAGGCTGCCCAGGACCAGGACTGTTGGGGGCACGATGCCGACCTCCCGGAGGTTGCTCAAAACGAAGCGTGATGGTGTGCAGGGGTTAGGGCTAGCTGTGGCAGGGCAGGCTTCACTGCACCGGCGAGCCGGTGCCGGTGAGAGGCCGGGCGCTGACTACATCGATCAGCTTGGTCAGGTGCTCGATGAGCTCGTCCAGGTCCTGGCGCTCGTGGATCTCGACGCCCAGCGTCAGTCGGGCCAGGTTGGGGCCTTCCAGGTGCGCCTCAGCCCGGCGGATGTTCAGGCCCAGGTCGGCCACCACCGCCGTGATGTGCGAGAACAGCCCCATACGGTCCACCGCCAGCACTTCGACCTCAGTCAGGAAGTGCGAGTCCTTCGTGCCCTCCCACAGCAGGGGAATGACACGACCCGGCTCACGCTCTGCCCGGTACTTGAGGTTCTTGCAGTCACTGCGATGGATAGCAAGCCCGCCGCCACGGGTAATGTAGCCGACGATGTCGTCGCCCGGCAGTGGGTTGCAGCACTGTGACATGCGGTGGCTGAAGCCCTTCACACCGGAGGAGGTCACCGTGGGAGCCTGACCGGCGGCCGGAGACCTTGGCGGTGCGAACCGTGCCACCTCATCGGCCAGGGTCAGCGGCAGAGTCGGGCGCTTCAGGTGGCGCAGGACGGTCTCGGGCTCCACGTCGCCATAGCCCATCGCCGCGTAGAGCCCATCCAGGTCGGTGTAATTCAGGTGCTCGGCCACCGTGGCCAGTCGCTGCAAGTCCAGGGCGCCACGTTCCGAGGCCTTCAGCCGCTCGACTTCGCGGGTGAAGATCTCCTTGCCGAGGATGATGCTGTCATCCCGAGTCTTCTGGCGCAGGAAGCGGCGGATCTTGGCCCGTGCATGGGAGCTCTGGGCGATGCGTAGCCAATCGCGGCTGGGTTCGGCGCCGGCCTGGGTCATGATCTCCGCGACATCGCCGTTCGCGAACTTGTAGTCCAGCGGCACCAGCCGCCCGTTCACCTTGGCGCCCACACAGCGGTGGCCGACCTCGGTGTGGATTCGGTACGCGAAGTCAATCGGCGTGGCACCCGCCGGG
Protein-coding sequences here:
- a CDS encoding aldo/keto reductase, which codes for MKYLKFGNSGVEVSALCLGAMTFYERNDEETSIGIVRKAVDMGINFIDTADSYGRGKSELFLGKALEGLREKVFLATKFFVPYTPDRRLGGGLACSRKHILRYVDDTLSRLRTDYIDLLQLHHPNSKVGVEETLSALDSLVKQGKVLYLGVSNHYAWQMAHLLGVAALHSWEPLISIQARYNLLDRVVENETVPFCKRFNLAMMAYSPQDGGLLTGKYQRGIEPDPESRAGKTKSFADRLTDETFDVVEKIEAVAQRLEMGINQLAVLWVMQKDFCCIPIIGGSKPEHFDPLYEIVDREIPEEDMQYLADLTRSYRFQDFVNQPQIGGSSPALNWF
- a CDS encoding ribokinase, whose protein sequence is MPPTVLVLGSLNIDYTAVVDRLPCPGETVLGGELLVTQGGKGANQAVASARSGAVVSLLGCVGKDDGGRAYLDKLATERVDTGLLRLCEELPTGTALIYVERGSGENMIAVCPGANSRLSPEDVEGARERIAAADVVVAQLESPMETVMAAGRLCREVNTPFMLNPSPVPPGGVPPELLAEVDYLVCNQTEMGLLADGLAGGSLRDAADLLLTRGMTAVVMTLGSEGCAVVEKTGVSRVSSFPVRPVDAVGAGDAFTGALATGLAEGRPLQEAARFASAAGALAVTTAGAMPSLPNRHQIERLLGQQSAG